AGAGACCGTCATCACAGAGGTGGCGGGGAGTTGCAGCCGGAGAAGTCGACGCGGGATGGCCGGCACCCGCCACGATGACACACGGGAGATCGCGATGACACTGTCCATGAGCGCCCGCAACGACGCAGGGCAGGACACGTACGAAGACAAGCTCCATGCGTTGTCCGAGGCGTCGGTGCACAAGCACTTCGATCCCTACGTCGACATCGACTGGGACTCGCCCGAGTTCGCCGTGACTCCGGGAGACCGTCGGTGGATTCTCAATGCCGAGGACGATCCGCTCGGTGCCCACCCGTGGTACCAGGCCCAGACCGAAGAGCGTCAGATCGAGATCGGGATGTGGCGCCAGGCCAACGTCGCGAAGGTCGGCCTGCAGTTCGAGAACATCCTGATCCGCGGGATGATGCTGTACATCTTCTACTTGCCTAACGGCGACCCGGAGTACCGCTACTGCACCCACGAGTGCGTGGAAGAGTGCAACCACACCCTGATGTTCCAGGAGATGGTCAACCGGATCGGCGCGGATGCGCCCGGTATGGGTCCGATCATGCGTCGGCTCGCGGCCTTCATCCCGCTCGCAGCCGGGCCCCTGCCCGAGCTGTTCTTCGTCGGTGTCCTCGCCGGTGAGGAGCCGATCGACCACATCCAGAAGTCGTTTCTGCGGGGCAACAGCGACCTGCACC
This genomic interval from Rhodococcus triatomae contains the following:
- a CDS encoding AurF N-oxygenase family protein, with the translated sequence MTLSMSARNDAGQDTYEDKLHALSEASVHKHFDPYVDIDWDSPEFAVTPGDRRWILNAEDDPLGAHPWYQAQTEERQIEIGMWRQANVAKVGLQFENILIRGMMLYIFYLPNGDPEYRYCTHECVEECNHTLMFQEMVNRIGADAPGMGPIMRRLAAFIPLAAGPLPELFFVGVLAGEEPIDHIQKSFLRGNSDLHPIMKSVMAIHVAEEARHISFAHQYLRRRVPKMSRLGRFALSLATPITMRVLCDQIVIPPRSFWKHFDIPKQVRKDLFWEKKEARKALRNYFGDVRMLAHEAGLMNRASRLVWKACKIDGDASRFRSEPIRRVA